Proteins encoded together in one Salarias fasciatus chromosome 17, fSalaFa1.1, whole genome shotgun sequence window:
- the LOC115404598 gene encoding zinc finger protein 135-like isoform X2 — protein MEQSVSADMTEGDSLPLSSLRLLVSPLQLMTASMWQVLKSRDVMSFWKVADFVSLVVDMVPELLLHKHQTQLSLGLRAPFVLELCRSEALIKSEFISPYLQRIKSTLTNLHESEEEELISNFLEMVQTLLKDPEERRIFFLEVFPAEYGLEYHTDLQMLFWEFLCRLAQLLPVPDLQQTVCWLAAECPVLEDCVQSVSQPTDLKNLLQHHKNLGHLDQHVPPSSMGDSVLSWLSAVLHSKLGAAAEQPGLPEPPQSAGEDAHTLPFMDDVAVEIIAVTDYTEMELGTDIEVVMEDGCFEGTDVHTAVEEVRVEGGEEEETHVQVSSDDSASVKCKNPAGPHDCPDCDKKFRFASSLIAHRVIHTGERPHRCSDCGRCFSFRQSLDRHRRTHTAQRRYDCAVCGESFPSLSARNKHKLAHERRGVYECHRCGRTFSWEPALARHLKTHTDAPSEGGESGAGGEDRSGLTSESRDPIAEPCGSAEVRTSGRKRRPTLKIQVINLQKHMATRKRKEGSSESSPALKPVPFNRVEHSYGSQIVSSKEDRSTPAFSCPQCSYQHPEEVQVQRHIDEVHRGEAAADQARPDEEGRFACGACDRSFRFRSLLQAHRRSHTGEQPFSCAQCGQRFSFKQSLERHRRTHAPGRKYDCPVCGESFGSPAAQRQHGAAAHMENGEYLCSECGRAFAWKSALVRHLKTHDGAHGGRAAQAFPCPRCDLRFSCSSYLNRHLQTHREERVHACSCGKSFAYRAALTAHQRIHQRERPHACAQCGKGFLYRGGLLSHMKIHSEEMPFMCSFCGKSFKRERNMKKHERCHTRENVFRCSQCDKSFVYKATLVRHELTHSGERPFLCSDCGKGFFSHAELLKHERFHTGHKPFQCPHCGKRFTQSCYLTVHLRYHTGARPYACAECDKSFLSANRLKRHQRTHSGERPYLCVECGKGFRQSYNLKMHQRTHVLKLP, from the exons ATGGAACAAAGTGTTTCTGCAGACATGACTGAAG GGGACTCCTTGCCGCTGTCGTCGCTGCGCCTCCTGGTCTCTCCCCTGCAGCTCATGACGGCGTCCATGTGGCAGGTGCTGAAGAGCCGAGACGTGATGAGCTTCTGGAAGGTGGCGGATTTTGTGTCGCTGGTGGTGGACATGGtcccagagctgctgctgcacaaacacCAGACCCAGCTGAGCTTGGGCCTGAGAGCTCCA TTTGTTCTGGAGCTGTGCCGAAGTGAAGCGCTCATAAAATCTGAGTTTATCTCTCCGTACCTGCAAAGGATCAAATCCACCCTGACCAAT CTTCATGAATCGGAGGAGGAAGAATTGATATCAAACTTCCTGGAGATGGTTCAGACTCTGCTCAAAGATCCTGAAGAGAGACGCATATTTTTCCTG GAGGTCTTCCCTGCAGAGTATGGACTCGAGTACCACACTGATTTGCAGATGCTGTTTTGGGAATTCCTCTGTCGACTGGCTCAGCTGTTGCCGGTTCCAGATCTTCAGCAG ACTGTGTGCTGGCTTGCAGCTGAATGCCCCGTGTTGGAGGATTGCGTCCAATCCGTCTCCCAGCCGACAGACCTGAAAAATCTGCTGCAGCACCACAAAAACCTCGGTCATTTAGATCAACACG TTCCACCTTCCAGCATGGGCGACAGCGTTCTCTCCTGGCTGTCTGCGGTTCTCCACAGCAAATTGGGAGCAGCTGCGGAGCAGCCGGGCCTCCCAGAGCCGCCGCAGAGCGCCGGTGAGGACGCACACACTCTGCCATTCATGGACGACGTCGCAGTGGAAATAATTGCGGTGACCGACTACACGGAGATGGAACTGGGCACCGACATCGAGGTGGTGATGGAAGACGGCTGCTTCGAAGGGACGGACGTTCACACagcggtggaggaggtcagggtcgagggaggagaagaagaagaaacgcaCGTTCAAGTGAGCAGTGACGACTCGGCGtctgtgaaatgtaaaaacccTGCGGGACCTCACGACTGCCCGGACTGCGACAAGAAGTTCCGCTTTGCGTCTTCGCTCATCGCCCACCGGGTGATCCACACCGGCGAGCGGCCGCACCGCTGCTCCGACTGCGGCCGCTGCTTCTCCTTCAGGCAGTCCCTGGACCGGCACCGGCGCACGCACACGGCGCAGCGCCGCTACGACTGCGCCGTCTGCGGGGAGAGCTTCCCCTCCCTCTCCGCCCGCAACAAGCACAAGCTGGCGCACGAGCGGCGAGGCGTGTACGAGTGCCACCGGTGCGGCAGGACGTTCAGCTGGGAGCCGGCTCTGGCAAGGCACCTGAAGACTCACACCGACGCCCCGAGCGAGGGCGGGGAGTCCGGCGCGGGAGGCGAGGATCGGAGCGGCCTCACCTCCGAGTCCAGAGACCCGATCGCCGAACCGTGCGGCAGCGCCGAGGTCCGCACCAGCGGCAGGAAACGCCGGCCCACCCTGAAGATTCAGGTCATCAACTTACAGAAACACATGGCCACGAGGAAACGGAAGGAGGGCTCCTCGGAAAGCAGCCCGGCTCTGAAGCCCGTGCCTTTCAACCG AGTTGAACACTCCTACGGATCACAGATTGTCTCGTCAAAGGAAG ATCGCTCCACGCCGGCCTTCTCCTGCCCTCAGTGCTCCTACCAGCACCCGGAGGAGGTGCAGGTCCAGCGTCACATCGACGAGGTCCAccgcggcgaggcggcggccgACCAGGCCCGCCCGGACGAGGAGGGGCGGTTCGCCTGCGGCGCTTGCGACCGCAGCTTCAGGTTCCGGTCCCTCCTGCAGGCCCACCGGCGCAGCCACACCGGCGAGCAGCCCTTCAGCTGCGCCCAGTGCGGCCAGCGCTTCTCCTTCAAGCAGTCGCTGGAGAGGCACCGGCGAACGCACGCGCCGGGACGCAAGTACGACTGCCCGGTGTGCGGGGAGAGCTTCGGGTCGCCGGCGGCCCAGAGGcagcacggcgccgccgcccaCATGGAGAACGGCGAGTACCTGTGCTCGGAGTGCGGCCGGGCGTTCGCCTGGAAGTCGGCGCTGGTGAGGCACCTGAAGACGCACGACGGCGCGCACGGCGGCCGGGCGGCGCAGGCCTTCCCGTGCCCCCGCTGCGACCTgcgcttcagctgcagcagctaccTGAACCGGCACCTGCAGACGCACCGGGAGGAGCGCGTGCACGCCTGCAGCTGCGGCAAGAGCTTCGCCTACCGCGCCGCGCTCACGGCGCACCAGCGCATCCACCAGCGGGAGCGGCCGCACGCCTGCGCGCAGTGCGGCAAGGGCTTCCTGTACCGGGGCGGCCTGCTGAGCCACATGAAGATCCACTCGGAGGAGATGCCCTTCATGTGCTCCTTCTGCGGGAAGAGCTTCAAGCGGGAGCGCAACATGAAGAAGCACGAGCGCTGCCACACGCGCGAGAACGTCTTCCGCTGCTCGCAGTGCGACAAGAGCTTCGTCTACAAGGCCACGCTGGTGCGGCACGAGCTGACGCACTCGGGCGAGCGGCCCTTCCTCTGCTCCGACTGCGGCAAGGGCTTCTTCTCGCACGCCGAGCTGCTGAAGCACGAGCGCTTTCACACGGGCCACAAGCCCTTCCAGTGCCCGCACTGCGGCAAGCGCTTCACCCAGTCCTGCTACCTGACCGTGCACCTGCGCTACCACACCGGCGCGCGGCCCTACGCCTGCGCCGAGTGCGACAAGAGCTTCCTGAGCGCCAACCGGCTCAAGAGGCACCAGAGGACGCACTCCGGCGAGCGGCCGTACCTGTGTGTGGAGTGCGGGAAGGGTTTCAGACAGTCGTACAACCTCAAGATGCACCAGCGCACGCACGTCCTGAAGCTACCCTAG
- the LOC115404598 gene encoding zinc finger protein 135-like isoform X1, whose protein sequence is MEQSVSADMTEGDSLPLSSLRLLVSPLQLMTASMWQVLKSRDVMSFWKVADFVSLVVDMVPELLLHKHQTQLSLGLRAPFVLELCRSEALIKSEFISPYLQRIKSTLTNLHESEEEELISNFLEMVQTLLKDPEERRIFFLEVFPAEYGLEYHTDLQMLFWEFLCRLAQLLPVPDLQQTVCWLAAECPVLEDCVQSVSQPTDLKNLLQHHKNLGHLDQHVPPSSMGDSVLSWLSAVLHSKLGAAAEQPGLPEPPQSAGEDAHTLPFMDDVAVEIIAVTDYTEMELGTDIEVVMEDGCFEGTDVHTAVEEVRVEGGEEEETHVQVSSDDSASVKCKNPAGPHDCPDCDKKFRFASSLIAHRVIHTGERPHRCSDCGRCFSFRQSLDRHRRTHTAQRRYDCAVCGESFPSLSARNKHKLAHERRGVYECHRCGRTFSWEPALARHLKTHTDAPSEGGESGAGGEDRSGLTSESRDPIAEPCGSAEVRTSGRKRRPTLKIQVINLQKHMATRKRKEGSSESSPALKPVPFNRVEHSYGSQIVSSKEGDGNRSTPAFSCPQCSYQHPEEVQVQRHIDEVHRGEAAADQARPDEEGRFACGACDRSFRFRSLLQAHRRSHTGEQPFSCAQCGQRFSFKQSLERHRRTHAPGRKYDCPVCGESFGSPAAQRQHGAAAHMENGEYLCSECGRAFAWKSALVRHLKTHDGAHGGRAAQAFPCPRCDLRFSCSSYLNRHLQTHREERVHACSCGKSFAYRAALTAHQRIHQRERPHACAQCGKGFLYRGGLLSHMKIHSEEMPFMCSFCGKSFKRERNMKKHERCHTRENVFRCSQCDKSFVYKATLVRHELTHSGERPFLCSDCGKGFFSHAELLKHERFHTGHKPFQCPHCGKRFTQSCYLTVHLRYHTGARPYACAECDKSFLSANRLKRHQRTHSGERPYLCVECGKGFRQSYNLKMHQRTHVLKLP, encoded by the exons ATGGAACAAAGTGTTTCTGCAGACATGACTGAAG GGGACTCCTTGCCGCTGTCGTCGCTGCGCCTCCTGGTCTCTCCCCTGCAGCTCATGACGGCGTCCATGTGGCAGGTGCTGAAGAGCCGAGACGTGATGAGCTTCTGGAAGGTGGCGGATTTTGTGTCGCTGGTGGTGGACATGGtcccagagctgctgctgcacaaacacCAGACCCAGCTGAGCTTGGGCCTGAGAGCTCCA TTTGTTCTGGAGCTGTGCCGAAGTGAAGCGCTCATAAAATCTGAGTTTATCTCTCCGTACCTGCAAAGGATCAAATCCACCCTGACCAAT CTTCATGAATCGGAGGAGGAAGAATTGATATCAAACTTCCTGGAGATGGTTCAGACTCTGCTCAAAGATCCTGAAGAGAGACGCATATTTTTCCTG GAGGTCTTCCCTGCAGAGTATGGACTCGAGTACCACACTGATTTGCAGATGCTGTTTTGGGAATTCCTCTGTCGACTGGCTCAGCTGTTGCCGGTTCCAGATCTTCAGCAG ACTGTGTGCTGGCTTGCAGCTGAATGCCCCGTGTTGGAGGATTGCGTCCAATCCGTCTCCCAGCCGACAGACCTGAAAAATCTGCTGCAGCACCACAAAAACCTCGGTCATTTAGATCAACACG TTCCACCTTCCAGCATGGGCGACAGCGTTCTCTCCTGGCTGTCTGCGGTTCTCCACAGCAAATTGGGAGCAGCTGCGGAGCAGCCGGGCCTCCCAGAGCCGCCGCAGAGCGCCGGTGAGGACGCACACACTCTGCCATTCATGGACGACGTCGCAGTGGAAATAATTGCGGTGACCGACTACACGGAGATGGAACTGGGCACCGACATCGAGGTGGTGATGGAAGACGGCTGCTTCGAAGGGACGGACGTTCACACagcggtggaggaggtcagggtcgagggaggagaagaagaagaaacgcaCGTTCAAGTGAGCAGTGACGACTCGGCGtctgtgaaatgtaaaaacccTGCGGGACCTCACGACTGCCCGGACTGCGACAAGAAGTTCCGCTTTGCGTCTTCGCTCATCGCCCACCGGGTGATCCACACCGGCGAGCGGCCGCACCGCTGCTCCGACTGCGGCCGCTGCTTCTCCTTCAGGCAGTCCCTGGACCGGCACCGGCGCACGCACACGGCGCAGCGCCGCTACGACTGCGCCGTCTGCGGGGAGAGCTTCCCCTCCCTCTCCGCCCGCAACAAGCACAAGCTGGCGCACGAGCGGCGAGGCGTGTACGAGTGCCACCGGTGCGGCAGGACGTTCAGCTGGGAGCCGGCTCTGGCAAGGCACCTGAAGACTCACACCGACGCCCCGAGCGAGGGCGGGGAGTCCGGCGCGGGAGGCGAGGATCGGAGCGGCCTCACCTCCGAGTCCAGAGACCCGATCGCCGAACCGTGCGGCAGCGCCGAGGTCCGCACCAGCGGCAGGAAACGCCGGCCCACCCTGAAGATTCAGGTCATCAACTTACAGAAACACATGGCCACGAGGAAACGGAAGGAGGGCTCCTCGGAAAGCAGCCCGGCTCTGAAGCCCGTGCCTTTCAACCG AGTTGAACACTCCTACGGATCACAGATTGTCTCGTCAAAGGAAGGTGATGGAA ATCGCTCCACGCCGGCCTTCTCCTGCCCTCAGTGCTCCTACCAGCACCCGGAGGAGGTGCAGGTCCAGCGTCACATCGACGAGGTCCAccgcggcgaggcggcggccgACCAGGCCCGCCCGGACGAGGAGGGGCGGTTCGCCTGCGGCGCTTGCGACCGCAGCTTCAGGTTCCGGTCCCTCCTGCAGGCCCACCGGCGCAGCCACACCGGCGAGCAGCCCTTCAGCTGCGCCCAGTGCGGCCAGCGCTTCTCCTTCAAGCAGTCGCTGGAGAGGCACCGGCGAACGCACGCGCCGGGACGCAAGTACGACTGCCCGGTGTGCGGGGAGAGCTTCGGGTCGCCGGCGGCCCAGAGGcagcacggcgccgccgcccaCATGGAGAACGGCGAGTACCTGTGCTCGGAGTGCGGCCGGGCGTTCGCCTGGAAGTCGGCGCTGGTGAGGCACCTGAAGACGCACGACGGCGCGCACGGCGGCCGGGCGGCGCAGGCCTTCCCGTGCCCCCGCTGCGACCTgcgcttcagctgcagcagctaccTGAACCGGCACCTGCAGACGCACCGGGAGGAGCGCGTGCACGCCTGCAGCTGCGGCAAGAGCTTCGCCTACCGCGCCGCGCTCACGGCGCACCAGCGCATCCACCAGCGGGAGCGGCCGCACGCCTGCGCGCAGTGCGGCAAGGGCTTCCTGTACCGGGGCGGCCTGCTGAGCCACATGAAGATCCACTCGGAGGAGATGCCCTTCATGTGCTCCTTCTGCGGGAAGAGCTTCAAGCGGGAGCGCAACATGAAGAAGCACGAGCGCTGCCACACGCGCGAGAACGTCTTCCGCTGCTCGCAGTGCGACAAGAGCTTCGTCTACAAGGCCACGCTGGTGCGGCACGAGCTGACGCACTCGGGCGAGCGGCCCTTCCTCTGCTCCGACTGCGGCAAGGGCTTCTTCTCGCACGCCGAGCTGCTGAAGCACGAGCGCTTTCACACGGGCCACAAGCCCTTCCAGTGCCCGCACTGCGGCAAGCGCTTCACCCAGTCCTGCTACCTGACCGTGCACCTGCGCTACCACACCGGCGCGCGGCCCTACGCCTGCGCCGAGTGCGACAAGAGCTTCCTGAGCGCCAACCGGCTCAAGAGGCACCAGAGGACGCACTCCGGCGAGCGGCCGTACCTGTGTGTGGAGTGCGGGAAGGGTTTCAGACAGTCGTACAACCTCAAGATGCACCAGCGCACGCACGTCCTGAAGCTACCCTAG
- the apex1 gene encoding DNA repair nuclease APEX1, with protein sequence MKRGKKTEDAAEAAADGENDSGAASAKKAKKAKEPEAPVLYEDPPDKLVSKDGRDANMKITSWNVDGLRAWVKKNGLDWVREEDPDILCLQETKCAEKSLPAEITSMPEYPHKYWAGSSEKEGYSGVAMLCKTEPIKVTYGIGKEEHDKEGRVITAEFPSFYLVTAYVPNASKGLVRLDYRKTWDEDFRSYLSELDMQKPLVLCGDLNVAHQEIDLKNPKGNKKNPGFTPEEREGFGQLLEAGFADSFRQLYPEQTNAYTFWTYMMNARTKNVGWRLDYFLLSSSLLDGLCDSKIRNKALGSDHCPITLHIAV encoded by the exons ATGAAGAGAGGCAAGAAGACAGAGGACGCCGCCGAGGCCGCTGCGGACGGGGAGAACGACTCCGGCGCCG CTTCTGCCAAGAAAGCCAAGAAGGCCAAGGAGCCCGAAGCGCCGGTGCTGTACGAAGATCCTCCCGACAAGCTGGTCAGCAAGGACGGACGCGACGCCAACATGAAGATCACCTCCTGGAACGTGGACGGGCTCAGGGCCTGGGTGAAGAAGAACGGCCTGGAT TGGGTGCGCGAGGAGGATCCGGACATCCTGTGCCTGCAGGAGACCAAGTGCGCGGAGAAGTCGCTCCCGGCCGAAATCACCTCCATGCCCGAGTATCCGCACAAGTACTGGGCCGGCTCCTCCGAGAAGGAGGGCTACAGCGGCGTGGCCATGCTCTGCAAGACCGAGCCCATCAAGGTCACCTACGGCATCG GTAAAGAGGAGCACGACAAGGAGGGCCGCGTCATCACGGCCGAGTTCCCGTCCTTCTACCTGGTCACCGCCTACGTGCCCAACGCCAGCAAGGGCCTGGTGCGCCTCGACTACCGCAAAACCTGGGACGAGGACTTCCGCTCGTACCTGAGCGAGCTGGACATGCAGAAGCCGCTGGTGCTGTGCGGCGACCTCAACGTGGCGCACCAGGAGATCGACCTGAAGAACCCCAAGGGCAACAAGAAGAACCCGGGCTTCACGCCGGAGGAGCGCGAGGGCTTCggccagctgctggaggccggCTTCGCCGACAGCTTCCGCCAGCTGTACCCCGAGCAGACCAACGCCTACACCTTCTGGACCTACATGATGAACGCCCGCACCAAGAACGTGGGCTGGAGGCTCGACTACTTCCTGCTGTCCTCGTCCCTGCTGGACGGCCTGTGCGACAGCAAGATCCGCAACAAGGCGCTGGGCAGCGACCACTGTCCCATCACGCTGCACATCGCCGTGTAG
- the LOC115404598 gene encoding zinc finger protein 135-like isoform X3 — protein MTASMWQVLKSRDVMSFWKVADFVSLVVDMVPELLLHKHQTQLSLGLRAPFVLELCRSEALIKSEFISPYLQRIKSTLTNLHESEEEELISNFLEMVQTLLKDPEERRIFFLEVFPAEYGLEYHTDLQMLFWEFLCRLAQLLPVPDLQQTVCWLAAECPVLEDCVQSVSQPTDLKNLLQHHKNLGHLDQHVPPSSMGDSVLSWLSAVLHSKLGAAAEQPGLPEPPQSAGEDAHTLPFMDDVAVEIIAVTDYTEMELGTDIEVVMEDGCFEGTDVHTAVEEVRVEGGEEEETHVQVSSDDSASVKCKNPAGPHDCPDCDKKFRFASSLIAHRVIHTGERPHRCSDCGRCFSFRQSLDRHRRTHTAQRRYDCAVCGESFPSLSARNKHKLAHERRGVYECHRCGRTFSWEPALARHLKTHTDAPSEGGESGAGGEDRSGLTSESRDPIAEPCGSAEVRTSGRKRRPTLKIQVINLQKHMATRKRKEGSSESSPALKPVPFNRVEHSYGSQIVSSKEGDGNRSTPAFSCPQCSYQHPEEVQVQRHIDEVHRGEAAADQARPDEEGRFACGACDRSFRFRSLLQAHRRSHTGEQPFSCAQCGQRFSFKQSLERHRRTHAPGRKYDCPVCGESFGSPAAQRQHGAAAHMENGEYLCSECGRAFAWKSALVRHLKTHDGAHGGRAAQAFPCPRCDLRFSCSSYLNRHLQTHREERVHACSCGKSFAYRAALTAHQRIHQRERPHACAQCGKGFLYRGGLLSHMKIHSEEMPFMCSFCGKSFKRERNMKKHERCHTRENVFRCSQCDKSFVYKATLVRHELTHSGERPFLCSDCGKGFFSHAELLKHERFHTGHKPFQCPHCGKRFTQSCYLTVHLRYHTGARPYACAECDKSFLSANRLKRHQRTHSGERPYLCVECGKGFRQSYNLKMHQRTHVLKLP, from the exons ATGACGGCGTCCATGTGGCAGGTGCTGAAGAGCCGAGACGTGATGAGCTTCTGGAAGGTGGCGGATTTTGTGTCGCTGGTGGTGGACATGGtcccagagctgctgctgcacaaacacCAGACCCAGCTGAGCTTGGGCCTGAGAGCTCCA TTTGTTCTGGAGCTGTGCCGAAGTGAAGCGCTCATAAAATCTGAGTTTATCTCTCCGTACCTGCAAAGGATCAAATCCACCCTGACCAAT CTTCATGAATCGGAGGAGGAAGAATTGATATCAAACTTCCTGGAGATGGTTCAGACTCTGCTCAAAGATCCTGAAGAGAGACGCATATTTTTCCTG GAGGTCTTCCCTGCAGAGTATGGACTCGAGTACCACACTGATTTGCAGATGCTGTTTTGGGAATTCCTCTGTCGACTGGCTCAGCTGTTGCCGGTTCCAGATCTTCAGCAG ACTGTGTGCTGGCTTGCAGCTGAATGCCCCGTGTTGGAGGATTGCGTCCAATCCGTCTCCCAGCCGACAGACCTGAAAAATCTGCTGCAGCACCACAAAAACCTCGGTCATTTAGATCAACACG TTCCACCTTCCAGCATGGGCGACAGCGTTCTCTCCTGGCTGTCTGCGGTTCTCCACAGCAAATTGGGAGCAGCTGCGGAGCAGCCGGGCCTCCCAGAGCCGCCGCAGAGCGCCGGTGAGGACGCACACACTCTGCCATTCATGGACGACGTCGCAGTGGAAATAATTGCGGTGACCGACTACACGGAGATGGAACTGGGCACCGACATCGAGGTGGTGATGGAAGACGGCTGCTTCGAAGGGACGGACGTTCACACagcggtggaggaggtcagggtcgagggaggagaagaagaagaaacgcaCGTTCAAGTGAGCAGTGACGACTCGGCGtctgtgaaatgtaaaaacccTGCGGGACCTCACGACTGCCCGGACTGCGACAAGAAGTTCCGCTTTGCGTCTTCGCTCATCGCCCACCGGGTGATCCACACCGGCGAGCGGCCGCACCGCTGCTCCGACTGCGGCCGCTGCTTCTCCTTCAGGCAGTCCCTGGACCGGCACCGGCGCACGCACACGGCGCAGCGCCGCTACGACTGCGCCGTCTGCGGGGAGAGCTTCCCCTCCCTCTCCGCCCGCAACAAGCACAAGCTGGCGCACGAGCGGCGAGGCGTGTACGAGTGCCACCGGTGCGGCAGGACGTTCAGCTGGGAGCCGGCTCTGGCAAGGCACCTGAAGACTCACACCGACGCCCCGAGCGAGGGCGGGGAGTCCGGCGCGGGAGGCGAGGATCGGAGCGGCCTCACCTCCGAGTCCAGAGACCCGATCGCCGAACCGTGCGGCAGCGCCGAGGTCCGCACCAGCGGCAGGAAACGCCGGCCCACCCTGAAGATTCAGGTCATCAACTTACAGAAACACATGGCCACGAGGAAACGGAAGGAGGGCTCCTCGGAAAGCAGCCCGGCTCTGAAGCCCGTGCCTTTCAACCG AGTTGAACACTCCTACGGATCACAGATTGTCTCGTCAAAGGAAGGTGATGGAA ATCGCTCCACGCCGGCCTTCTCCTGCCCTCAGTGCTCCTACCAGCACCCGGAGGAGGTGCAGGTCCAGCGTCACATCGACGAGGTCCAccgcggcgaggcggcggccgACCAGGCCCGCCCGGACGAGGAGGGGCGGTTCGCCTGCGGCGCTTGCGACCGCAGCTTCAGGTTCCGGTCCCTCCTGCAGGCCCACCGGCGCAGCCACACCGGCGAGCAGCCCTTCAGCTGCGCCCAGTGCGGCCAGCGCTTCTCCTTCAAGCAGTCGCTGGAGAGGCACCGGCGAACGCACGCGCCGGGACGCAAGTACGACTGCCCGGTGTGCGGGGAGAGCTTCGGGTCGCCGGCGGCCCAGAGGcagcacggcgccgccgcccaCATGGAGAACGGCGAGTACCTGTGCTCGGAGTGCGGCCGGGCGTTCGCCTGGAAGTCGGCGCTGGTGAGGCACCTGAAGACGCACGACGGCGCGCACGGCGGCCGGGCGGCGCAGGCCTTCCCGTGCCCCCGCTGCGACCTgcgcttcagctgcagcagctaccTGAACCGGCACCTGCAGACGCACCGGGAGGAGCGCGTGCACGCCTGCAGCTGCGGCAAGAGCTTCGCCTACCGCGCCGCGCTCACGGCGCACCAGCGCATCCACCAGCGGGAGCGGCCGCACGCCTGCGCGCAGTGCGGCAAGGGCTTCCTGTACCGGGGCGGCCTGCTGAGCCACATGAAGATCCACTCGGAGGAGATGCCCTTCATGTGCTCCTTCTGCGGGAAGAGCTTCAAGCGGGAGCGCAACATGAAGAAGCACGAGCGCTGCCACACGCGCGAGAACGTCTTCCGCTGCTCGCAGTGCGACAAGAGCTTCGTCTACAAGGCCACGCTGGTGCGGCACGAGCTGACGCACTCGGGCGAGCGGCCCTTCCTCTGCTCCGACTGCGGCAAGGGCTTCTTCTCGCACGCCGAGCTGCTGAAGCACGAGCGCTTTCACACGGGCCACAAGCCCTTCCAGTGCCCGCACTGCGGCAAGCGCTTCACCCAGTCCTGCTACCTGACCGTGCACCTGCGCTACCACACCGGCGCGCGGCCCTACGCCTGCGCCGAGTGCGACAAGAGCTTCCTGAGCGCCAACCGGCTCAAGAGGCACCAGAGGACGCACTCCGGCGAGCGGCCGTACCTGTGTGTGGAGTGCGGGAAGGGTTTCAGACAGTCGTACAACCTCAAGATGCACCAGCGCACGCACGTCCTGAAGCTACCCTAG